A single window of Qipengyuania sediminis DNA harbors:
- the purL gene encoding phosphoribosylformylglycinamidine synthase subunit PurL, protein MARITSELVAQHGLSEEEYARVLHALGREPNLVELGIFSVMWSEHCSYKSSRIHLKKLPTEAPWVICGPGENAGVIDIGDGQAAIFKMESHNHPSYIEPYQGAATGVGGILRDVFTMGARPIANANALRFGRPDHPKMKHLVRGVVAGIGGYGNCVGVPTVAGETNFHPAYDGNILVNAMTVGVADADKIFYSAATGVGNPIVYVGSKTGRDGIHGATMASADFGEDAEAKRPTVQVGDPFTEKLLIEACLELMATDAIVAIQDMGAAGLTSSSVEMATNGKAGIRLVMDNVPCREEGMTPYEMMLSESQERMLMVLKPGKEPMAEAIFRKWELDFAVIGEVTDTGHMVLEWQGEVVCDIPLGPLAADAPLYDRPYLSKEEYKAWAQVKPLGEVPESTDIAADLLKLMASPALASKRWIYEQYDRQVGGDTLQTGGDAGVVRVHGTRKALAITTDCTPRYVYADPYEGGKQAIAEAYRNVSAVGARPLAVTNCLNFANPQRPEIMAQLVHALEGMGDACRALDFPIVSGNVSLYNESKATGGGSAILPTPAIGGVGIIDDYARMMTMGFKAAGEAIFRLGMLDGHLGQSLWLRELHGVEVGEPPHVVLEYERENAEFVRSLIANGVATAVHDVSDGGIIVAIAEMALAGNVGAELVYSLWNSEQLGQEIWFAEDQGQFIITCSDTDRFQRLAHKANLPHELLGFTGGSDIAWKESESVSLAELRAANERFFREWMEA, encoded by the coding sequence ATGGCAAGAATTACCTCCGAACTCGTCGCGCAGCATGGACTGAGCGAGGAGGAATATGCCCGCGTGCTTCACGCCCTCGGACGCGAGCCCAATCTTGTGGAGCTCGGTATCTTCTCGGTCATGTGGTCCGAGCATTGCAGCTACAAGTCGAGCCGCATCCACCTCAAGAAGCTGCCGACCGAGGCGCCGTGGGTGATCTGCGGCCCGGGCGAGAACGCGGGCGTGATCGACATCGGGGATGGGCAGGCTGCCATCTTCAAGATGGAATCGCACAACCACCCCTCTTACATCGAGCCCTACCAGGGCGCGGCGACGGGCGTGGGCGGCATCCTGCGCGACGTCTTCACCATGGGCGCGCGGCCGATCGCCAACGCCAATGCGCTGCGTTTCGGGCGGCCCGATCATCCGAAGATGAAGCATCTGGTGCGCGGCGTCGTCGCCGGGATCGGCGGCTACGGCAATTGCGTCGGCGTGCCGACGGTGGCCGGGGAGACCAACTTCCACCCGGCCTATGACGGCAACATCCTCGTCAACGCGATGACTGTGGGCGTCGCCGATGCGGACAAGATCTTCTATTCGGCGGCGACCGGCGTGGGCAATCCGATCGTCTATGTCGGCAGCAAGACCGGGCGCGACGGCATCCACGGCGCGACCATGGCGAGCGCCGATTTCGGCGAGGATGCCGAAGCCAAGCGGCCCACGGTACAGGTCGGCGATCCCTTCACCGAGAAGCTGCTGATCGAGGCCTGCCTCGAACTGATGGCGACCGACGCCATCGTCGCGATCCAGGACATGGGAGCGGCGGGGCTGACCTCCAGCAGCGTCGAAATGGCGACCAACGGCAAGGCCGGCATCCGCCTCGTCATGGACAACGTCCCTTGCCGCGAGGAGGGGATGACGCCTTACGAGATGATGCTTTCCGAGAGCCAGGAGCGGATGCTCATGGTTCTGAAGCCCGGCAAGGAACCGATGGCCGAGGCGATCTTCCGCAAGTGGGAGCTCGATTTCGCGGTCATCGGCGAGGTCACCGATACGGGCCACATGGTCCTCGAATGGCAGGGCGAGGTCGTCTGCGATATCCCGCTCGGGCCGCTTGCCGCCGATGCCCCGCTCTACGACCGGCCCTATCTCTCGAAGGAGGAGTACAAGGCCTGGGCGCAGGTCAAGCCGCTCGGCGAGGTGCCCGAGAGCACCGACATCGCCGCCGACCTGCTCAAGCTGATGGCCAGCCCTGCCCTCGCCTCCAAGCGCTGGATCTACGAGCAGTACGATCGCCAGGTCGGCGGCGACACGCTGCAGACCGGGGGCGACGCCGGCGTGGTCCGCGTCCATGGCACCCGGAAGGCGCTGGCGATCACCACCGACTGCACCCCGCGCTACGTCTATGCCGACCCCTACGAAGGCGGCAAGCAGGCCATTGCCGAGGCATACCGAAACGTAAGCGCAGTTGGCGCGCGGCCGTTGGCCGTGACCAACTGCCTCAACTTCGCCAACCCCCAGCGGCCCGAGATAATGGCGCAGCTCGTCCACGCACTCGAAGGCATGGGCGACGCCTGCCGCGCGCTCGACTTCCCGATCGTGAGCGGCAACGTCAGCCTCTACAACGAAAGCAAGGCGACCGGAGGCGGCAGCGCGATCCTGCCGACCCCGGCGATTGGCGGGGTGGGGATAATCGACGACTACGCCAGGATGATGACGATGGGCTTCAAGGCGGCGGGCGAGGCGATTTTCCGCCTCGGTATGCTTGATGGACACCTTGGGCAATCGCTGTGGCTTCGCGAGCTACATGGTGTTGAAGTCGGAGAGCCGCCACACGTCGTGCTGGAGTATGAGCGCGAGAACGCAGAGTTTGTGCGTTCACTTATCGCGAACGGCGTAGCGACGGCAGTCCACGACGTTTCCGATGGTGGAATCATCGTGGCCATCGCCGAAATGGCGTTGGCCGGTAATGTGGGCGCGGAATTGGTCTATTCACTGTGGAACAGCGAGCAGTTAGGTCAGGAAATCTGGTTCGCTGAAGATCAAGGTCAATTCATTATCACATGTTCCGACACGGATCGCTTTCAGCGCCTGGCGCATAAAGCAAACCTGCCTCACGAATTGCTCGGCTTCACGGGTGGTAGCGACATAGCGTGGAAGGAGAGCGAATCCGTTTCCCTCGCCGAGCTCCGCGCCGCCAACGAACGCTTCTTCCGCGAGTGGATGGAGGCGTGA
- a CDS encoding exodeoxyribonuclease VII small subunit, producing MEEGTPKLAEMSFEDALRALEHVVRRLESGEATLDESIALYERGEGLRAHCQARLDAAQARIEKIVQGADGKPTGTVPFDAER from the coding sequence ATGGAAGAGGGAACGCCGAAGCTGGCGGAAATGAGCTTCGAAGACGCGCTGCGCGCGCTCGAACACGTGGTACGCCGGCTCGAAAGCGGGGAGGCGACGCTCGACGAGAGCATCGCTCTATACGAGCGGGGCGAGGGGCTGCGGGCCCATTGCCAGGCCCGGCTCGACGCGGCGCAGGCGCGGATCGAGAAGATCGTGCAAGGGGCGGACGGCAAGCCGACGGGCACCGTCCCATTCGACGCGGAGCGATGA
- a CDS encoding cupin domain-containing protein translates to MKGYHANIESLTEANDKFRRVLYTGHNIQLVLMTLQPGEEIGAETHDDRDQFFRFEAGSGEVDVDDTTYRVQADDVVIVPQGACHNVRATGSEPLRMYTVYGPPEHLDGKVHETKAQAEADDEHFDGRTSE, encoded by the coding sequence ATGAAGGGATATCACGCCAATATCGAGAGCCTGACCGAGGCGAACGACAAGTTCCGCCGCGTGCTCTATACCGGGCACAATATCCAGCTGGTGCTGATGACGCTTCAGCCGGGCGAAGAGATCGGCGCGGAGACGCACGACGACCGCGATCAGTTCTTCCGTTTCGAGGCCGGCAGCGGCGAGGTGGATGTGGATGACACGACCTACCGCGTCCAGGCCGACGACGTGGTGATCGTCCCGCAGGGGGCGTGCCACAACGTCCGCGCGACGGGCAGCGAGCCGCTTAGAATGTATACCGTCTACGGTCCGCCAGAACATCTCGACGGCAAGGTTCATGAGACGAAGGCGCAGGCGGAAGCCGATGACGAGCACTTCGACGGCAGGACCAGCGAATAG
- a CDS encoding peptidylprolyl isomerase — translation MLKALFACVTLAALAAAPAQAIGKRKDAAAQAVAPADPAALGVYAPVNFDLTQDRENILLLDLSNGQRVAIRLMPQWAPEHVARVKTLAAQGFYNNVVFHRVIDGFMAQTGDPTGTGQGGSSLPDLKAEFNPQPHLRGTVSMARAAAEDSANSQFFIVFYPRFSLDKKYTVFGRVIDNMAAVDAIQRGEPPENPTRIVQASLASENKPAPATAQVPAPAITPQDLNRPIGQ, via the coding sequence ATGCTCAAGGCCCTATTCGCGTGCGTAACCCTTGCGGCCCTGGCTGCGGCTCCGGCGCAGGCGATCGGCAAGCGCAAGGATGCCGCGGCCCAGGCCGTGGCGCCCGCTGACCCGGCGGCGCTGGGGGTCTACGCGCCGGTCAACTTCGATCTGACGCAGGACCGCGAAAACATCTTGTTGCTGGACCTTTCCAACGGGCAGCGGGTCGCGATCCGGCTGATGCCGCAGTGGGCGCCCGAACATGTCGCGCGGGTCAAGACGCTGGCGGCGCAGGGGTTCTACAACAACGTCGTCTTCCACCGCGTGATCGACGGCTTCATGGCGCAGACCGGCGATCCGACGGGGACAGGGCAGGGCGGCTCCAGCCTTCCCGACCTCAAGGCCGAATTCAATCCGCAGCCGCACCTTCGCGGCACCGTCTCCATGGCCCGCGCGGCGGCGGAAGATTCAGCGAACAGCCAGTTCTTCATCGTCTTCTACCCGCGCTTCAGCCTCGACAAGAAATACACGGTGTTCGGCCGGGTGATCGACAACATGGCGGCGGTGGATGCGATCCAGCGTGGCGAGCCGCCCGAGAATCCGACCCGGATCGTGCAGGCCTCGCTTGCCAGTGAAAACAAGCCCGCGCCAGCGACGGCGCAGGTCCCCGCACCCGCGATCACACCGCAGGATCTCAACCGGCCGATCGGGCAATAA
- a CDS encoding DUF2243 domain-containing protein yields MAGVMTTRPVAKAGLVLGIGLGGFVDGILLHQVFQIHAMLSAKLPLTSMANMQVNMTADGLFHAALWLTTLTGVMLLFNAAKRRDVRWSRRTLYGAMLAGWGLFNVVEGIVNHHLLGLHHVVERLGPSVWDWVFLAVSAAMMIGGWATARAIGKA; encoded by the coding sequence ATGGCAGGCGTGATGACGACAAGACCAGTAGCGAAGGCCGGTTTGGTGCTCGGCATCGGGCTCGGCGGATTTGTCGACGGCATCCTGCTGCATCAAGTCTTTCAAATCCACGCGATGCTGTCCGCGAAGCTTCCGTTGACGTCCATGGCCAACATGCAGGTCAATATGACTGCCGATGGCCTGTTTCATGCCGCCCTGTGGCTGACCACCCTCACAGGTGTCATGTTGTTGTTCAACGCTGCCAAGCGGCGCGATGTGCGATGGTCGCGCCGCACCCTTTACGGCGCGATGCTGGCCGGCTGGGGGCTGTTCAATGTCGTCGAGGGCATAGTCAATCATCACCTCCTCGGACTGCATCATGTCGTGGAGCGTTTGGGACCCTCGGTATGGGACTGGGTCTTCCTCGCCGTTAGCGCGGCGATGATGATCGGGGGTTGGGCCACCGCCAGGGCAATTGGCAAAGCCTGA
- a CDS encoding ubiquinone biosynthesis protein COQ4: MKSRTSQREAERFIRSAEGQRFLAAGTDIPAMLDDHARWAKCGPDTVAASYIAFMRREGLSAAGLVAESEKWLPKDKRLADLTQWYYDRLRDTHDLFHVLTGYGRDALGEAALLGFSYEQNHNRGVWFIAYAGAWQIKKQSGTRAPIMAAIAEGRRLGRAAAKLAHMDVAAVMRMNLSEARAMLRVGEPVVYRECLRILEDEGKRAGELMASEAAAARS, encoded by the coding sequence TTGAAGTCGCGCACATCGCAGAGAGAGGCCGAGCGCTTCATCCGCTCTGCCGAAGGGCAGCGTTTCCTCGCCGCCGGTACCGACATTCCCGCCATGCTCGACGATCACGCGCGCTGGGCGAAGTGCGGGCCAGACACAGTGGCGGCAAGTTACATCGCCTTTATGCGGCGCGAGGGGCTCTCGGCAGCGGGGCTGGTCGCCGAAAGCGAGAAATGGCTGCCGAAGGACAAGCGCCTTGCCGATCTGACGCAATGGTATTACGATCGCCTGCGCGACACGCACGATCTGTTCCATGTGCTCACCGGCTATGGCCGCGATGCGCTGGGGGAGGCGGCGCTCCTCGGCTTCAGTTACGAACAGAACCACAACCGCGGGGTGTGGTTCATCGCCTATGCCGGCGCCTGGCAGATCAAGAAGCAGAGCGGCACGCGCGCCCCGATCATGGCCGCGATCGCCGAAGGCCGCCGCCTGGGCCGCGCCGCCGCCAAGCTCGCGCATATGGATGTGGCGGCAGTGATGCGGATGAACCTGAGCGAAGCGCGGGCGATGCTGCGAGTAGGGGAACCGGTCGTCTACCGCGAATGCCTGCGCATCCTGGAGGACGAGGGGAAGCGCGCGGGCGAGCTTATGGCTTCGGAAGCAGCAGCGGCCCGATCGTAG
- a CDS encoding polyprenyl synthetase family protein — translation MSVLTVMEGDMLAPAFARVQAEIDSAFDAFLPVPRDGRARLVEAMRHAAIGGGKRVRPLLLAATAELFAVSRTSAINAACAVEAIHCYSLIHDDLPCMDDDALRHGKPTVHKAFGEATAVLAGDSLHALAFDILTQPDTSSDPFCQAELVACLARASGHEGMAGGQMMDMAAEDAAYDIAQVTRLQQLKTGALLAASVEMGAILGRVPPEGRGPLRAYARDIGLAFQIADDLLDVEGDAALAGKALRKDEGQGKATFVTLMGADKARAQAELLARQAAGHLDGYGQEARLLQALARFIVERDH, via the coding sequence ATGAGCGTTCTGACAGTCATGGAAGGCGATATGCTGGCCCCCGCTTTCGCGCGCGTCCAGGCCGAGATCGACAGCGCCTTCGACGCTTTCCTCCCCGTGCCGCGCGACGGGCGCGCGCGACTGGTCGAAGCAATGCGCCATGCCGCGATCGGGGGCGGCAAGCGGGTGCGTCCCCTGCTCCTCGCCGCCACGGCGGAGCTTTTCGCTGTGTCGCGCACGTCAGCGATCAACGCGGCTTGCGCCGTGGAGGCGATCCACTGCTATTCGCTGATCCACGACGATCTTCCCTGCATGGACGACGATGCGCTGCGCCACGGCAAACCCACCGTCCACAAGGCCTTCGGCGAGGCGACCGCGGTGCTCGCCGGCGACTCGCTGCACGCGCTCGCCTTCGACATCCTGACGCAGCCGGACACCAGCAGCGATCCCTTCTGCCAGGCCGAGCTCGTTGCCTGCCTCGCGCGCGCCAGCGGGCACGAGGGCATGGCCGGCGGCCAGATGATGGACATGGCGGCGGAGGATGCTGCTTATGACATCGCGCAGGTGACGCGGCTGCAGCAGCTCAAGACCGGCGCGCTGCTTGCCGCAAGCGTGGAGATGGGCGCGATCCTCGGCCGGGTGCCGCCAGAGGGGCGGGGCCCCTTGCGTGCCTATGCCCGCGACATCGGCCTCGCCTTCCAGATCGCGGACGATCTGCTCGATGTGGAAGGCGACGCTGCGCTCGCCGGCAAGGCGCTGCGCAAGGACGAAGGGCAGGGCAAGGCGACCTTCGTCACGCTGATGGGCGCGGACAAGGCGCGCGCGCAGGCGGAGCTTCTCGCCCGTCAGGCAGCCGGGCATCTCGACGGCTACGGGCAGGAGGCGCGGCTGCTTCAGGCGCTGGCCCGCTTCATCGTGGAGCGCGACCATTGA
- the queA gene encoding tRNA preQ1(34) S-adenosylmethionine ribosyltransferase-isomerase QueA — MRVDLFDFELPPERIALRPARPRDAARMLVVRGEGAFEDAGVRDLPRLLHAGDVLVFNDTRVIPAQLEGRRGEARVGATLHKRVDLRRWQAFVRNAKRLREGDEISFSGGVSAIAETRHADGSWTLAFAGEEPVELLLERAGTLPLPPYIASKRGTDAADREDYQTMFAAKDGAVAAPTAALHFTPRLMSALQAAGIAHETLTLHVGAGTFLPVKAEDTTEHRMHSEWGRIEPNAAERLNAVRAAGGRVIAVGTTSLRLLESAADDTGTIRAFSGDTDIFITPGCTLRAVDGLMTNFHLPKSTLMMLVSALMGRERMLAAYAHAIASRYRFYSYGDASLLLPG; from the coding sequence GTGCGTGTCGACCTTTTCGATTTCGAGCTCCCTCCGGAACGGATCGCGCTGCGCCCCGCGCGCCCGCGCGATGCCGCGCGCATGCTGGTCGTGCGGGGGGAAGGGGCGTTCGAGGATGCCGGGGTGCGCGATCTGCCGCGCCTGCTCCATGCAGGGGACGTTCTCGTCTTCAACGACACCCGCGTCATTCCCGCGCAGCTCGAAGGGCGGCGCGGGGAGGCCAGGGTCGGCGCGACGCTTCACAAGCGCGTGGACCTGAGGCGCTGGCAGGCCTTCGTCCGCAATGCGAAGCGGCTGCGCGAAGGCGACGAAATCAGTTTCAGCGGCGGGGTCTCCGCCATCGCCGAGACGCGCCATGCCGACGGAAGCTGGACACTCGCCTTCGCGGGGGAGGAGCCGGTCGAGCTGCTGCTCGAGCGCGCCGGGACCCTGCCGCTGCCGCCCTATATCGCCAGCAAGCGCGGGACCGACGCTGCGGATCGCGAAGATTATCAGACCATGTTCGCGGCAAAGGACGGCGCCGTTGCCGCGCCCACGGCGGCGCTACACTTCACACCGCGTCTCATGTCTGCCCTGCAAGCGGCCGGAATCGCACATGAAACGCTGACCCTGCACGTGGGTGCCGGCACCTTCCTCCCGGTCAAGGCGGAAGATACCACCGAGCACAGAATGCATAGCGAATGGGGCCGAATCGAGCCGAATGCCGCTGAACGGCTCAACGCCGTGCGGGCTGCGGGCGGGCGTGTCATCGCGGTCGGCACCACCAGCCTGCGCCTGCTGGAAAGCGCCGCCGACGACACCGGTACGATCCGCGCGTTCAGCGGAGACACCGATATCTTCATCACCCCCGGCTGTACCTTGCGCGCGGTGGACGGGCTGATGACCAACTTCCACCTGCCCAAGTCGACGCTGATGATGCTGGTCAGCGCCTTGATGGGTCGCGAGCGGATGCTGGCAGCATACGCGCACGCGATTGCCAGCCGTTACCGCTTCTACAGCTACGGGGACGCGAGCCTGCTGCTTCCCGGATGA
- a CDS encoding DUF3052 family protein, producing MSGGGYSGTPLAKKLGLRDGQRVWFHAMPESVADEIAEYALDLTFVADPAEGVDAAHVFVTERSEMERLLTALRDQIAPDGQVWVSWPKKASGLATDISEDTIRQVALPMGFVDTKVCAVNDVWSGLKLVIRKELRKLSHQSVRGPGLDPGSTIGPLLLPKP from the coding sequence GTGAGCGGGGGCGGTTACTCCGGCACACCCCTCGCGAAGAAGCTTGGTCTCCGGGATGGGCAGCGGGTGTGGTTCCACGCAATGCCCGAGAGCGTTGCCGACGAAATCGCCGAATATGCGCTCGATCTGACTTTCGTCGCCGATCCGGCGGAGGGTGTGGATGCGGCGCATGTGTTCGTGACCGAGCGTTCGGAAATGGAGCGCTTGCTGACCGCGCTGCGTGACCAGATCGCGCCCGATGGCCAGGTTTGGGTAAGCTGGCCTAAGAAGGCTTCGGGCTTGGCGACCGACATCAGCGAGGACACGATCCGCCAGGTCGCGCTGCCTATGGGCTTCGTCGATACCAAGGTCTGCGCGGTGAATGACGTGTGGTCGGGGCTTAAGCTCGTGATCCGGAAGGAACTGCGTAAGCTCTCTCACCAATCAGTTCGTGGCCCCGGACTTGATCCGGGGTCTACGATCGGGCCGCTGCTGCTTCCGAAGCCATAA
- a CDS encoding (2Fe-2S)-binding protein, whose protein sequence is MIVEHGGNVGTGGEETLPFGRADEALGLSLRCARLQRFDDVEDLRGVFLIRDELPEVPPGLERTHAGYAAIGVNERQTVYHKAFLIRTYLQNCQYRDKSALHRILLQIIRTSIVFVTMIVCSCNVIRAEEIREAARQGADSCEEAYAALGCRLQCGGCEDHAEALISSERTCHRLAFAPRAA, encoded by the coding sequence GTGATCGTCGAGCATGGCGGGAATGTCGGTACCGGCGGCGAGGAAACGCTGCCCTTCGGCAGAGCGGATGAAGCGCTCGGCCTCTCTCTGCGATGTGCGCGACTTCAACGCTTCGATGATGTGGAAGACCTGCGCGGTGTCTTCCTTATCCGCGACGAGTTGCCGGAAGTGCCCCCAGGCCTTGAGCGGACGCATGCCGGTTATGCGGCGATCGGGGTGAACGAGCGGCAGACCGTTTACCATAAAGCCTTCCTTATCCGGACCTACTTACAGAACTGTCAATATCGCGACAAGTCCGCTCTCCATCGAATTCTGTTGCAAATCATTCGCACTAGCATAGTGTTCGTCACTATGATCGTTTGCAGCTGCAATGTGATTCGGGCCGAGGAAATCCGCGAAGCCGCGCGGCAGGGCGCGGACAGTTGCGAAGAGGCCTACGCCGCGCTCGGTTGCCGGCTGCAATGCGGCGGCTGCGAAGACCATGCGGAAGCGCTCATCAGTTCCGAACGCACCTGCCACCGCCTCGCATTCGCACCGCGCGCCGCCTGA
- the coaD gene encoding pantetheine-phosphate adenylyltransferase, with amino-acid sequence MSAGIVKRIGVYPGTFDPITLGHADIIRRGAKLVDRLVVGVTTNPSKDPMFTAEERLAMVRREIAALGVGNVEVVGFDALLMKFARAQDANIIVRGLRAVADFEYEYQMAGMNQQIDAEIETVFLMADVSLQPIASKLVKEIALYGGEIAPFVSPAVRQDVAVRVEKIGRCGEG; translated from the coding sequence TTGAGCGCCGGAATAGTCAAACGGATCGGCGTCTACCCGGGCACCTTCGATCCGATCACGCTCGGCCATGCCGACATCATCCGTCGCGGCGCCAAGCTGGTCGACCGGCTGGTGGTCGGGGTCACCACCAACCCTAGCAAGGACCCGATGTTCACGGCCGAAGAACGCCTGGCAATGGTCCGGCGCGAGATCGCGGCGCTCGGCGTCGGCAATGTCGAGGTCGTCGGCTTTGACGCGCTGCTGATGAAATTCGCTCGTGCCCAGGACGCGAACATTATCGTGCGCGGGCTGCGCGCAGTCGCCGATTTCGAATACGAATATCAAATGGCGGGGATGAACCAGCAGATCGACGCCGAGATCGAGACGGTGTTCCTGATGGCGGACGTTTCGCTGCAGCCGATCGCCAGCAAGCTCGTCAAGGAGATCGCGCTCTATGGCGGCGAGATCGCGCCTTTCGTCAGTCCCGCCGTGCGCCAGGACGTCGCGGTTCGGGTCGAGAAAATAGGCCGGTGCGGCGAGGGCTGA
- a CDS encoding ABC transporter ATP-binding protein, whose translation MSEPILELVGLSKTYRGGLKALDGVDLTIRKGEIFALLGPNGAGKTTLIGAVCGLVRPTGGTMRAFGHDLAHHWRAARRRIGLVPQEMATDVFEPVIRAVRYSRGLFGIAPDEARIEEILRSLSLWGKKDEQIRNLSGGMKRRVLIAKALAHEPELLFLDEPTAGVDVELRKDMWRQIGALRDKGVTVILTTHYIEEAEEMADRVGIIDKGRLLMVDEKAEMMAKLGRTEAVFTLAAPLSQMPPALCAYSLELEAGGTRLCYRGGDGTGKGKAEVAAITKALIAEGIDYTGIDMRESSLEDIFVQLIEREEAAA comes from the coding sequence ATGTCCGAACCGATCCTCGAACTCGTGGGGCTGTCGAAGACCTATCGCGGCGGGCTGAAGGCGCTCGACGGGGTGGACCTCACTATCCGCAAGGGCGAAATCTTCGCCCTGCTCGGCCCCAATGGGGCGGGCAAGACCACGCTGATCGGCGCGGTATGCGGGCTGGTGCGGCCGACCGGCGGGACCATGCGCGCCTTCGGCCACGATCTTGCGCACCACTGGCGCGCGGCGCGCCGCCGCATCGGCCTGGTGCCGCAGGAAATGGCCACCGACGTGTTCGAACCCGTCATCCGCGCGGTCCGTTACTCCCGCGGCCTGTTCGGGATCGCGCCCGACGAAGCCCGGATCGAGGAAATCCTGCGCTCGCTCAGCCTGTGGGGCAAGAAGGACGAGCAGATCCGCAATCTTTCAGGCGGGATGAAGCGCCGCGTGCTGATCGCCAAAGCGCTGGCGCATGAGCCGGAGCTCCTGTTCCTCGACGAACCCACCGCCGGCGTCGATGTCGAGCTGAGGAAGGACATGTGGCGGCAGATCGGCGCCTTGCGGGACAAGGGCGTCACCGTGATCCTGACGACCCATTACATCGAGGAAGCCGAGGAGATGGCCGACCGGGTGGGCATTATCGACAAGGGCCGCCTGCTGATGGTCGACGAGAAGGCGGAGATGATGGCAAAGCTCGGCCGGACGGAGGCGGTCTTCACACTCGCGGCGCCGCTAAGCCAAATGCCGCCGGCGCTCTGCGCGTACTCGCTCGAGCTCGAAGCTGGCGGCACGCGCCTCTGCTACCGCGGCGGCGACGGGACGGGGAAGGGAAAGGCCGAGGTCGCGGCGATCACCAAGGCGCTGATCGCCGAGGGCATCGACTACACCGGCATCGACATGCGCGAGAGCAGCCTCGAAGACATCTTCGTCCA